The genomic segment CAAGGCCAAGGCGGAAAGCCTGTTGGCGGAAGTGCGCAAGACGCCGGCAGATTTTGCAAAAATCGCCAAGGCGAATTCACAGGACACAGCTTCTGCTGAAATGGGCGGCGATCTCGGTTATTTCGCCGCAGGCTCAATGGTCAAGCCTTTTGAAGATGCTGCAAACAAACTGAAGCAAGGCGAGATCAGCGATCTGGTGCAATCCGATTTCGGCTATCACATTATCGAGCTGACCGGCATCAAGCCGGCCCAGATCAAGCCGCTGGACGAGGTCAAGACGGATATCGCTGCGGAAATCAAGAAGCAGCTGGCTGCACGCAAATTCGCCGAACTGGCGGAAGCATTCAGCAATACTGTGTATGAGCAGGCCGATAGTTTGAAGCCGGTGGCGGACAAGCTGCATCTGCAAGTCCAGACTGTTGCAAATCTTGGCCGTCAGCCAAATCCTGCTGCTGCGCCTACCGTCCCGTACAATAACCAGAAATTCTTGACCGCCTTGTATTCGAATGAGGCACTGAAGAATAAGCACAATACCGAAGCGATCGAAATTGCGCCGAACACCTTCATTGCCGGCCATGTCGTCGAGTACAAGCCAGTGACCAAGCGTGCGTTTGAAGAGGTCAAGGCAATTATCAGCGACAAGGTGACGCGTACGGAAGAGGCTGTGCTGGCCAAGAAAGCTGGCGAAGATAAGCTGGCCGCCTTGAAGGCGCAGGATAACGCCAGCGGCTTTGCCGCCGCGCAAACTGTTTCGCGCACCAAGAACCAGGGCGTCAACCCGCTGGCGTTTGAAGCGATAATGAAAGCTGACGTCAATAAATTGCCGGCTTACATCGGTGTGGTATTGCCGCAGCAAGGTTATGGCTTGTACCGTATAGGTAAGGTCGGACAACCGGCGACCCAGGATGCAGCGCGCCGCGTTGCGGAGCAACAGCAGATCACTGGGATTCTGGCGCAGCAGGAATTGTTGGCTTACGTGGATGTCTTGAAAGAGAAAGCCAAGGTCAAGATCCTGAAACCGATCGTTGCGGCACCCGTAAGCACCGACGATAAGTAAGCTGCTGAAGAAAGCCTTAACAAAAAAAGCCACTGAAAAAGTGGCTTTTTTTATGAGCAATTTTTTCTAATTGCTTAATTGCTTATTTGGTTAGCAGCGGTTTCAGCTCCGGCCAGACGTTATTCAAGATGATCGGATGTGCCTGGGCGAGAGGATGCATGCGGTCAGCCTGCATCAGTTCCGGTTTGTCTGCCACGCCATCCAGCAGGAACGGTACCAGGGGCACTTTGGCTTGCTTGGCCAGCGTAGCAAATTGAGAAAAGAACTTTTCCGTATAATCGCGGCCGTAGTTTGGCGGAATCCGCATGCCGACCAGCAGTACCTTGGATTTTGCTTGCTGGGCTGCATTGATCATTGCGCGCAGGTTGTTTTCGGTAGCGCTCAACTGCAAGCCACGTAGCGCATCATTGGCGCCCAGTTCAATGATGACGATATCCGGTTTGTGCTGCAGCAGGGCGGGAAGGCGCGTCTTTCCACCGCTGGTGGTTTCACCACTGATGCTGGCGTTGGTGACGGTAGCCGCAATTTTTTCCGTGCTTAGCCGTTGCTGCAACAGGGCGACCCAGCCGCTGCCGCGGGCCAGTCCGTATTCTGCGGAAAGACTGTCGCCTAACACCAGGATCGATTTTGATGCAGAATAGGCGCTGTTCGTCCATACTAGCCCCAGCAAGCCAAGCAGCAAGATCGCCCGCCGTGGATTGCTGGCGGTTTTGGCCATGGACGTGGCCATAGACTTGACCTTACGTACAATCCGTTTCTGACAACCATTCTCCAACCCGGAGTCGATAATCTGCATGCCTCAGTCCTCTTCTGTTAATCCTGCAATGGTCAATCCCAGAGCTCCCGCCATCGATGTCCAGCACCTGACCAAGCGCGTTGCCGATGCCAGCGGCGAACTGGTGATTCTTGATGATATCAATTTTAACGTCCAGGGCGGTACCACGCTGGCGATCGTAGGCGCTTCGGGTTCCGGTAAGTCGACATTGCTCGGCCTGCTGGCGGGGCTCGATACGCCGTCTTCCGGCACCGTACATATCGATGGCAGTGATATTTTTGCACTGGACGAGGATGGGCGTGCAGGTTTGCGCAAGGAAAAACTTGGCTTCGTGTTCCAGTCCTTCCAGCTGCTGAGCCACCTGAGCGCGCTGGAGAACGTCATGCTGCCGCTTGAGCTGCGCGGCGATAAGGATGCGCGGGAAAAGGCGCAAGCCAAGCTGGAGCGGGTTGGCCTGGCCAGCCGCTTGCAGCATTATCCGAAGTATCTGTCGGGAGGCGAGCAGCAACGTGTGGCGCTGGCGCGCGCTTTCGTGACCGAACCGCCGTTATTGTTCGCCGATGAACCTACCGGCAGTCTCGATGCCGCTACCGGCGATGCCGTGATCCAGCTGATGTTTGACCTGAACCAGGAGCGCGGTTCGACCCTGGTGCTCGTGACGCACGATACGTCGATTGCCATGCAGTGCCGCCAGACCGTCACTATTGCGGCTGGCAGGCTGTTGCGTCCGGGCGATACCAGCGTGGCAGATGCGCAGATATTTCAGTAGTTCCAGATCATCTGCAGGGTTTGAAGCAAGTAGTAAATAATTGGAGAGAAACACATGTCAGCGTGGTTGTCGGCAACAAAAGCAATACTTCCGTATGTCAGCGATATCATCTCGGTGGCGGCGCCGGTATTTACCCGGCGCAAAGGGAATACGGAAGAGAGCCAGGTGCAGATTCTGCAGCAACAGGTGGTTGAGCTGCAGAGTGCTTCATTGCAAAATGCTGTCGATATCAAGGCGCTTGCGGAGCAATTCAAGGCAGCCTTGCCGCTGCTGGAGCGTGAGATAGAAGCAACCGATGCAAAATTGGCGCGCGCTCATCTGCTGTGCGGCCTGAGTGTCGGCGTCGCGATACTGGCGCTGGTGGTCAGCTTCATGGCGTTGCTGAACAAATAGCATACTCGCTGGACCAAGCAATAAAGAGAAGGGAAGTAAAAGATGGATCGCTTGCAGTCGATGCGGGTATTCGCCAAGGTAGTGGAGCAGGGCAGCTTTGTTGCCGCCGCCCAGGTGTTGGACATGTCCAATGCAGTAGTCACACGCCTTGTCGCCGATCTGGAAAATCATCTCGGGATCCGTCTGCTGCATCGCTCGACTCGCAGGATGGCACTGACCGAGCCGGGGCAAGCTTACCTGGAGCGTGTGCGGCAAATCCTGGACGAGATTGACGAGGCTGAGGCAGCCGCTTCGGTACTTTCGACCAACCCGGCTGGCACCCTGCATATCTATTCACAGATTGGTTTCGGCCAGACCCAGTTGGCGCGTTTGTTGCCGCTGTATTCAAAGCAGTATCCGGATGTCCAGCTGGATGTGACTTTGTCGGATCGTACCGTCGATCTGATCGAAGAAGGTTTCGATGTCGGGATTTTTTCGGTCAACCAGAAATTCGATGTCAGCATGGTGGCGCGCCAGCTGGGCATCGCCGAAGTGCTGTTATGTGCTTCGCCAGCCTATATTGCGGAACATGGCGCACCGCAGGTGCCAGAGGATCTGGCGCACCACGCCTGCCTGAATTTTTCATTGGAACATTTGCGCCATCACTGGACTTTCCAATCTGCGGAAGGCACCTCGGTCATCCCGATCACCAGTAAAGTGATGTCGAACAATACTGAGTTGCTGCGCCATTGCCTGCTGGCAGGGATGGGAATCGCCTTGCGTAGCTCATATACGCTGGGTGATGACATGGCGGCAGGGCGCGTGGTAAGGGTGCTGCAGGATTTTCAAATCAATAAGGTGGCGGTACGCCTAGTGTATCCGAGCAGGCGCTTGCTATCGGCCAAGGTACGTAGTTTTGTCGATTTCATGATGGCGCAATTTCCACAACCGGATTGCGATCCCTGGCTCGAATCCTAAATGGAACCCTCGGCAGCGCAGGAACTTAGAGGCTGTTGCGAACACAGATGGCTAGGCGCTCCGACGAAGGCAGTACGAGTAGTACGGCAAGGAGGGCGTAGCAGGGTTTTCAGACGACATTGTCGTCTGCCTGCGGAACGCCCCGGCTTGCAAGCCCGGGTGAGTCCTGCAAGGGCAACAACGCCAGGTGTGTTTGCAACAGCCTCTTAGTTGTCCCTCAGCCGCCGCAGTAAATTACCCTCCTGTTGCCACTGGCGGCGTTCATCACTGCTACCGGCTTCTGCCTGCAACTCTTCGGTGCTCTTAGCCATTTGCGCTTGCAGGATCCTCTCCGCCAGGCGCAGATCCATTTCAACCGGACCCAGGAACGTCACTATATCTCCACGCTGGATCAGCAAGGTGGGAAAGTTGTCGACATCCAGATCTCCGACCAGGTCCGCCTGATCCTCGATATCGATCCAGGCAAATTGTACTTGCGGATGGCGTTGCGCCAGCGCCGTAAAATTGGCAAAATATTCCCGGCAGCTGCCGCACCATGCGGCGCACAGGCAAGCCACCACCCAGCCATCGTCGCTGAGGATATCGGCAAGTTGCAAGTGATTGTGATTGTCGAGAGTCAGGATCAGCATAGGCGGTATTTTACCGTGACTACGCCAGATTCTGGTCGAATAGCAATCAGAGCACCGCCCGGCGCGGTAAAATACCGCTTATGCCGACTATTCTTGCCATCGAAACATCTACCGAACTGGCGTCTGCTGCTTTATTGCGCGACGGTCAGGTGATTACCCGCGAATCTGCCGGTGTTCAAACACATTCCCTTTCCATTTTGCCGATGGTACAAAGCTTGCTGACCGAAGCCGGCATCAGCTTGGCGCATTGCGACGCGTTGGCGTTCGGCGTGGGCCCCGGTTCGTTCACTGGAGTGCGTACCGCCTGCGGCATTGTCCAGGGGCTGGCGTTTGGCGCTGACTTGCCGGTGTTGCCGGTGGTGACGCTGGCGGCCATGGCGCAGGCCTGCCGCGAGCTGAACGGCGCCGACGAAGTGCTGGCGATACTGGATGCGCGCATGGGCGAGGTCTACTGGGCGCAATACCGCTTTGCCGACAATCAATGGCAAGTGCTGGTAGAGCCGACTTTGTCTGCGCCTGCCGTCGTTGCGCCCTTGCCTGTAGGGCCGCAAGGCAAACAGCTGCAAGCCTGCGGCAATGGCCTGGCGGCCTATGCCGAGGCCTTTGCAGCGATGCCGTTTGCCGCTGCCGGCTTGCCGGATGTGATGCCGAATGCACGTCAGATCGCTTATCTGGGCAACCTTGCTTTCGTCCAAGGGCAAAGCTTAAGTGCGGTGGAAGCACAACCTTTGTACTTGCGTAACAAGGTAGCGCTGACTACCGCCGAACGTGCTGCCAAGGTGCAGTCATGAGCGCGAGTCCCAAGCCGTCGCCGGGATTGCAGCGGCCGCTGGCGTTTGCCGCGATGCGTGTCGAAGACCTAGATGAAGTGTTGGCGATTGAGAAGAGTGTGTATTCCCATCCCTGGACGCATGGCAATTTCATCGATTCGATCCAGAGCGGTTATCAATGTTGGGTGCTGCGTGACGCCGGCGGAGCGTTGCTGGGTTATTTTTTCATGATGGGGGCGCTGGACGAAGCCCATTTGCTGAATATCAGCGTTCATGGCGATATGCACAGGCGGGGCATCGGCAAGATGCTGCTAGATAAAGTCTGTATCCTGGCGCATCAGTCGCAGATGCAGTCGGTGTTGCTTGAAGTACGACCGTCCAACACGCGTGCAATCGAGATCTACCAGCGCTATGGTTTCGCCGAAATCGGCCGGCGCCGTGATTATTATCCTGCAGCGGGCGACAAGCGCGAAGAGGCCATCGTCATGAGGTTGTCTTTATGAACGGAATGACTAGACGCAGTATTTTCCTTGATGAGATCGGCCTGGGGCCGCTTTGGCTGCAACGTGAAAGTACGGTTGAGGTGGCGCTGGACGAGATAGGCATTGCGCCGCAGTTGGTTGCCGCCGAGGAAATTGCTTCGCCGGTCATCGCTGTTTCGGATCGGCAGGAACAAATTGATGCAGCTGTAATGCAACCGGTTGCGGTGAATGTCGCACCGGTGATAGATACTTCGCTCCCGGCCTGGAATGACGATGACGTTGTCGTGCCTGTCGTGCCACCGCCACCCTCGATGCCAGCACAGGTCCCGGCGGTGCATTCGCCGTCCGTGATGGACTGGCCGCAATTGCAAACAGCCGTGGCGGGATGTACAGCCTGCGGGCTTTGCCGCGGGCGTAAAAATACCGTGTTCGGTGTCGGAAACAATAAGGCGAAATGGTTGTTTATCGGTGAAGGGCCGGGCCGCAATGAGGATATCCAGGGTGAGCCTTTTGTCGGGCCTGCCGGCAAGCTGCTCGACAATATACTGCTGGCGATGGGTCTGGCGCGCGGCGAGAATGCTTACATCGCCAATATTGTCAAATGCCGTCCGACCGATGCAACCGGCCGCGACCGGCCGCCGGCCGCCGATGAGGTCGCTGCTTGCCTGCCGTATCTGCAACGCCAGATCGAACTGATCCAGCCGACCGTGTTGGTGGCCTTGGGCAAGACCGCAGCATTGTCCTTGCTGGGACTGGATCCGAGCACTCCAGTCTCCAAGCTGCGCGGTAGTGTTCATCGCTATGCGGAGCGACCTCTTATCGTGACCTACCATCCTGCCTATCTGCTGCGACAGTTAGCTGACAAAGGCAAAGTCTGGAGCGATCTCTGCTTGGCAATGAGCACCTATGCCGGTATCGCAGAATGAGTTTGCGGGTGCTTTCGCGATGATCGGTTCCGCTTCCTATCAGGAACAATTTCATCGTCGCTGGAATCATCTGCTTGATCCCCATGTCCGCGCATTGGCATGGCTGCTGGATGCGCCGGACTTGCTTGATCCGCACGCAGTCCAATGGCAAGGTCAGATTGCCACTTATACAGATCCCGACCTGGCTTCTTGGTTGGGCGAACTGGATCAGGTGCCGCAAAAACTGCAGGGTTTGCATAGCTATATTGGCAGTCTGCCGTCTACTCGTCTCGGCCTGTATGCGGAAAAACTTCTGGCTTTTTATTTTGAGCAGCGACAGTTGCTTGTGGCGCACAGTGTCCAGGTCCGCGCCAGTAAAAACGATACGATAGGCGAGTTCGATTTCCTGTTGCGGCTGCATGGCGATCTGGTGCACTGGGAATTTGCAACCAAGTTCTATTTGCTGGAGTCCAGCGCCGGCAGTTTGCAGGCCGATGATTTCCTGGGGCCGAACCTGGCCGATTCGCTTGGCGCAAAAATGCAAAAGATCTTGAAGCGCCAACTGGCGTTGTCGCAACACCCCGCAGCCCAGATTCATCTCACTGAGCCTGTCGTTTCGACGCAGGCGCTGGTGAAAGGTTGGCTGTTTTTTCTGGATCACCTGTATCCGGCTTCGGTTCTGGGAGTATCCGCCAGCGCCTGCCGCGGCTATTGGCGGTCGTTGTCAGCGCTGGCGCTGAACGAATCCGCGTTATATCAACTATTACCGCGCCAGCGCTGGCTGGCGCCGGCCAAGGTAACGCTGGCAGATGCGCTCACTGCGGCGCAAGCGCGGCAGGCGTTGTTGCAACATTTTGCGAGCGACGCCGCGCCGGTGCTGTTGGCGACATTGCAACTGGAAGGTGAGTATTGCCTGGAAACAGAACGCGGTTTTATCGTGCCGGATGACTGGGCCGGGCGGGCCGTCGCTCAGCGTCATGCCAGTCGATAGGCAGTTTGTGCCATCTCCAGATTACCCAAAACCAATAATTTCTTTTCAATCAATATTGTTCCCTACATAATGTGTTTGTAACAAAATATTTCAAAAAAACATTACAGCAATTGATAGGGAACAAATGAGGAAGTTAGCTATAGTCATCACAGCACTGGCAGGTGTTTTTTTTTCGTCAGCCGCTCAGGCCGATGACATCATCTCGCGCTTTACCATCCGGGATCAGGGGCAATTTGCATTGGATGGTAGCCTGTCAGGCGGCCGCAGTACGTCGTCCAATACCAGTGTTTATGCGCCTGGGACTTCAATAGAGGAGCGTAGTTACACTAGCCAGGCATTTTTTAACGGTAATGTCGGCTTGGGTTACGGTTTTGAATTGTTTGCCGGTCTCCCCTATGTTTTACGCAATCGTACCGACGTGCATTACAGCTATGGGGAAGAGCGCGAATCCAGCAGCTTTAATGGAGAAAAAGGGTTTAACGATGCAACATTCGGGTTGAAATATCGTGTGTTCAAGAGCGCCGACGGTAGTAACGAAGTATTGCTCCGGTTTTCCTTGCTGCGCCATAGTGGCTTCTCTGGATTCGTCGATAGCGAAGTAAGTTACCTGCATACATTCACACCGGCGATCAAGACGGTGCTGTCGGCAAGTTTTATGCGACGCCAGGGCGGTCCGAACAATACCGGTTATGGTGCTTACCTGATATGGCAGGCATCGCGGCAAATTGCCGTCGTACCGTTCATACGTGGCAATCGCTACGACGAGTACATGGGTGCTCCGAGTTTTAGCTCCGCAGGAGGTGGTGTAGAGTTGCGCTATACGCCAATCAAAAGCTGGAACATTACACCCGGCCTGAGCGGAACTCATATAAACGCGCCCAATGGGTATTCTGGCTCGTGGAATGGTATTTCCGGTTCGCTAACAGTACAGAAAGAATTTTAACTGCCCGGTTTGCTTTAGCCGTAACAGAATTAGAGAACAAAAAAGCGGGCAAGCCTGCTTTTTTGTTGTCCGCATTTTCGTCACTTCGCTAGTGTTTGCTTTCACCAATTAACGCCAGCGAATCATGCTCGCGCTGGTTGGCGGCATGCTTGCGCATGATCAGCAGCATGATGCCGGCGACAAACAGGCCAAACAGGAAAATCACGACGTTCACGTTCAGGTCGATCTTGATCATCAGTGCGTACAGGACAAGCATGGTGAGAATAGACAGGTTTTCATTGAAATTTTGCACCGCGATCGAGTGGCCGGCACTCATTAATACGTGGCCGCGATGTTGCAACAGGGCATTCATCGGTACGACGAAATAACCGGACAGGGCGCCGATCAGGATCAGCAGCGGATAGGCGATCCAGACTGAATGCACCACGGTCATGGCCATTACGACTATGCCCATCGCTACGCCGACTGGCATCACTGTCAGAGATTTTTTCAAGGGAATCATGCGCGCTGCTGCTACGGCGCCTATAGCGACACCAAACGCCACCACGCCTTGCAGGATCGCGGCCTTGTCGAGCGGCATGCCAAGCGATTTCTCGGCCCATTTCAACACGATAAATTGCAGCGTTGCGCCCGCACCCCAGAATAAGGTGGTGACTGCCAGCGAAATCTGGCCGAGCTTGTCTTTCCACAGGATCGAGCAGCAATTGGCGAAGTCGATGATCAGCTTGCTTGGCCTGTGCTGCTGATTGGGATAACGGGCGCCGGTATCGGGGATTTTAAGATTGAAGATCGTAGCGACCAGGTACAGGAAGCCGATGACGGTCAGGGCCGCGTGAGTCGGGGTATTCAAGTGCCAGTCGATAACCGGTATATGCAGCTGCTGCAGGATCGAGGCAACGTGCGGGCTGATCAGGAAGCCACCGAGGACGGTGCCAAATATGATAGAGGCCATGGTCAAGCCTTCGATCCAGCCGTTGGCAGCAACCAGCTTTTCTGGCGGCAACAGTTCTGTGAGGATACCGTACTTGGCGGGGGAGTAGGCAGCTGCGCCGAAACCGACGATGCCGTAGGCAATCAAGGGATGGACGTCCGCGAACATCAGCAGGCAACCGAAAATCTTGACCATGTTGGTGATGAACATGACCCGGCTTTTTGGCATTGAGTCGGCAAAAGCGCCGACAAAAGCAGCTAAAAGCACGTAAAACAAAACAAATACCAGCTTTAATAGTGGCGTCATCCAATCCGGCGAGGATATTTCTGCCAGTAAGGCGATTGCCGCTATGAATAGGGCGTTGTCGGCAAGCGAAGAAAAAAACTGCGCCGCCATGATGGTGTAAAAACCGCGATTCATCCGCATCCCAGAATGTAACAATGTGTCCCCGGCCTGCTTTATACCATGAAAATATGACCGATCCGTGATTATGAGAGATGCAAAAGATAAAACGTTCAGTGAAATTATTGGAGAATTGCCAATCCTTTGCGATCGTTGCATCCGGTAAAATAGACGACTCTTAGAACCCTCGCAAACACCGTCCATACATGCCCAGACCCCTCGTTGCTTCCATAGAAATTTCTGCGCTGCAGCACAATCTGCGTATTGCCAAATCGCATGCCCCGAACGCGAAAATCTGGGCGGTGGTCAAGGCAAATGCTTATGGTCATGGCTTGGAGAGAGGGATGCGCGGTTTTGCAGAAGCCGACGGACTGGCTTTGATCGAGCCTGAAAATGCACTGCGCTTGCGCGAGCTTGGATGGCAAAAACCGATTCTGCTATTGGAAGGCATCTTCGATGCGGCTGATTTGGCGACGGCAATGCAGGCGGGCTTGGATTTCGCCGTGCATTCACCGGAACAGATCCTGCTGCTGGAACGTGCGGCCTTGTCAGGGCCGGTGGATGTACATCTGAAAATGAATAGCGGCATGAACCGGCTCGGTTTCAAGGCTGAAGTCTACCGCGCGGCGTATCAGCGGTTGCGGGCGATTGCCGGGGTGCGCAAGATCACCCTGATGACCCATTTTGCCAACGCCGATGATCCCCTCAATCCAGGTTTGCCATTGCAGCAACAAGTGCAACAGTTCGAGCAGGGTGCGATGGGCCTCGACGAAGAGCGCAGCATTGCCAATTCCGCCGCCGATTTGATGCATCCTGAATTGAAGTCGGATTGGGTACGGCCCGGCATCATGTTGTATGGCGCAACGCCTGGCGGCGCCAGCGCCGAACAATTCGGGCTGAAACCGGCCATGACGCTCAGTAGCCAGATCATAGGCGTCCAGCGCATCGGTGCGGGTGAGGCAATCGGTTATGGCAGCCGTTTTGTTGCCGCCGCGCCGATGATTGTCGGGACAGTTGCCTGCGGCTACGCTGATGGCTATCCGCGCCACGCGCCGAACGGTACGCCGGTGCTGGTCAATGGCGTGCGCACGGTTACCGTCGGTCGGGTATCGATGGACATGTTTTCGGTTGACCTGACCAATGTACCCGGCGCCGCAGTCGGCAGCGCCGTCACCTTATGGGGTCACGGCTTGCCGATCGATGAGGTGGCGCATGCCGCCGGCACCATTGGCTATGAGTTGATGTGCGCTCTGGCTTCACGGGTTAAAGTGGTGGAGTCGTAAAAATCGCAAGATAGCAGCGGACACTGAAAGTAAGGGGGATGGCAGGAATTTTCCTGTGTCTTCCGTGGACAAAACAGTTATTTACAGAATTGCAGAATTGAATGGCCAAAGCTAAAACCAATTACACCTGTACCGAATGTGGCGGCGTCGCCAATAAATGGACCGGCCAGTGCCCGTCGTGCGGGCAATGGAACACCTTGGTGGAAACCATTGTAGAGGCTGTTGGCAACCGTTTTTCAAATCAGCATCAGGGCCTGGCGCAAGCCGCGCCGGTAATGACGTTGGCCGATATTGACGCCATTGACGTGCCGCGTTTCGGCACCGGCATCGAGGAGTTCGACCGGGTGCTGGGTGGCGGTTTGGTTGCTGGCGGCGTGGTGTTGATCGGCGGCGATCCGGGGATCGGTAAGTCGACCTTGCTATTGCAGGCGCTGGCGAATCTGTCGAAGATCAAAAAAGTCCTGTATGTCAGCGGTGAAGAGTCGGGTGCGCAAATCGCATTGCGCGCCAAGCGACTGGTGGTGGATGCCAGGGATCTCAAGTTCCAGGCTGAAATCCAGCTTGAAAAAATCATCAACACGCTGGTGGATCACAAGCCGGACGTGGCGGTCATCGATTCAATCCAGACGGTCTATTCCGATGCGCTCAGTTCGGCCCCTGGATCGGTAGCGCAGGTGCGTGAATGTGCGGCGCAGCTGACGCGTATCGCGAAGCAATCCGGCATTACTATCATCATGGTCGGCCACGTCACCAAAGAGGGCGCGCTGGCCGGTCCGCGCGTGCTGGAACATATCGTCGATACCGTGTTGTACTTCGAAGGCGATACCCACTCCAGTTTCCGCCTTGTACGAGCGATCAAGAACCGTTTTGGCGCAGTCAATGAACTCGGCGTTTTCGCGATGACTGAAAAAGGCTTGAAAGGCGTATCCAATCCTTCCGCTTTGTTTCTGTCGCAGCACGATAACCAGGTGCCGGGTTCTTGCGTGATGGTGACGCAAGAGGGAACACGTCCTTTGCTGGTTGAGATTCAAGCCTTGGTCGACGCCTCGCACGTGCCGAACGCGCGCCGCTTGTCAGTCGGTTTGGAGCAGAACCGTTTGGCGATGTTGCTGGCGGTGCTGCATCGCCATGCAGGCATCGCAGCGTTTGATCAAGACGTATTCATAAACGCGGTGGGGGGCGTCAAGATCACCGAACCGGCCGCCGATCTGGCAGTGTTGCTGGCGATTAATTCGTCGATGCGCAACCGGCCGTTGCCGCGTGGACTGGTGGTGTTTGGCGAAGTCGGCCTGGCCGGAGAAATCCGCCCTGCGCCGCGCGGCCAGGAGCGCTTGCGGGAAGCGGCCAAGCTGGGATTTTCGATCGCCATGATCCCGAAATCGAATGCCCCGAAACAAGATATTGAAGGTTTGAAAGTGATCTCGGTGGAACGCATCGATGACGCTTTGAGCAAAATACGCGACGCTGAATAATGAGCAAGATCGTTTGATTGAAGGCATGATGAGAGAAGTTTTGCCCGCGTAAAGTGCGGACAAAGTACGGACACGATTCAGCATCCATCAAGATAACCAAGGACAGAACATGAAAACCAAAGCAGCCATTGCATGGAAAGCCGGTCAGCCACTGACTATCGAAGAAGTCGAGCTGGGTGGCCCGCGCGCCGGTGAGGTGCTGGTGGAGATCAAGGCCACCGGGATTTGCCACACCGATTACTACACCTTGTCCGGCGCCGATCCGGAAGGCATCTTCCCGTCTATCCTGGGCCACGAAGGCGCCGGCGTGGTGGTGGATGTCGGTCCCGACGTCAAGAGTCTGAAAAAGAACGATCACGTGATTCCGCTCTACACGCCGGAATGCCGTCAGTGCAAATTCTGCCTGTCGCAAAAAACCAATCTGTGCCAGTCGATCCGTTCGACCCAGGGCCGTGGCTTGATGCCAGACGCCACCAGCCGTTTCTCGATCGACGGCAAGCCGATTTTCCATTACATGGGAACGTCAACGTTTTCCAACTACATCGTGGTACCGGAAATCGCGCTGGCCAAGATCCGTGAAGATGCGCCGTTCGACAAGGTTTGCTATATAGGTTGCGGCGTGACTACCGGCGTGGGTGCGGTGCTGTTCACCGCCAAGGTGGAAGCAGGCGCCAATGTGGTGGTGTTCGGCCTTGGCGGCATCGGCCTCAACGTGATCCAGGCAGCACGCATGGTCGGCGCCGACAAGATCATCGGCGTCGATATCAATCCGGCGCGCGAAGCGATGGCGCGCAAGTTCGGCATGACCCATTTCATCAATGCCAA from the Collimonas arenae genome contains:
- the alr gene encoding alanine racemase, with product MPRPLVASIEISALQHNLRIAKSHAPNAKIWAVVKANAYGHGLERGMRGFAEADGLALIEPENALRLRELGWQKPILLLEGIFDAADLATAMQAGLDFAVHSPEQILLLERAALSGPVDVHLKMNSGMNRLGFKAEVYRAAYQRLRAIAGVRKITLMTHFANADDPLNPGLPLQQQVQQFEQGAMGLDEERSIANSAADLMHPELKSDWVRPGIMLYGATPGGASAEQFGLKPAMTLSSQIIGVQRIGAGEAIGYGSRFVAAAPMIVGTVACGYADGYPRHAPNGTPVLVNGVRTVTVGRVSMDMFSVDLTNVPGAAVGSAVTLWGHGLPIDEVAHAAGTIGYELMCALASRVKVVES
- the lplT gene encoding lysophospholipid transporter LplT; this encodes MNRGFYTIMAAQFFSSLADNALFIAAIALLAEISSPDWMTPLLKLVFVLFYVLLAAFVGAFADSMPKSRVMFITNMVKIFGCLLMFADVHPLIAYGIVGFGAAAYSPAKYGILTELLPPEKLVAANGWIEGLTMASIIFGTVLGGFLISPHVASILQQLHIPVIDWHLNTPTHAALTVIGFLYLVATIFNLKIPDTGARYPNQQHRPSKLIIDFANCCSILWKDKLGQISLAVTTLFWGAGATLQFIVLKWAEKSLGMPLDKAAILQGVVAFGVAIGAVAAARMIPLKKSLTVMPVGVAMGIVVMAMTVVHSVWIAYPLLILIGALSGYFVVPMNALLQHRGHVLMSAGHSIAVQNFNENLSILTMLVLYALMIKIDLNVNVVIFLFGLFVAGIMLLIMRKHAANQREHDSLALIGESKH
- a CDS encoding DUF1853 family protein, whose product is MPVSQNEFAGAFAMIGSASYQEQFHRRWNHLLDPHVRALAWLLDAPDLLDPHAVQWQGQIATYTDPDLASWLGELDQVPQKLQGLHSYIGSLPSTRLGLYAEKLLAFYFEQRQLLVAHSVQVRASKNDTIGEFDFLLRLHGDLVHWEFATKFYLLESSAGSLQADDFLGPNLADSLGAKMQKILKRQLALSQHPAAQIHLTEPVVSTQALVKGWLFFLDHLYPASVLGVSASACRGYWRSLSALALNESALYQLLPRQRWLAPAKVTLADALTAAQARQALLQHFASDAAPVLLATLQLEGEYCLETERGFIVPDDWAGRAVAQRHASR
- a CDS encoding S-(hydroxymethyl)glutathione dehydrogenase/class III alcohol dehydrogenase — protein: MKTKAAIAWKAGQPLTIEEVELGGPRAGEVLVEIKATGICHTDYYTLSGADPEGIFPSILGHEGAGVVVDVGPDVKSLKKNDHVIPLYTPECRQCKFCLSQKTNLCQSIRSTQGRGLMPDATSRFSIDGKPIFHYMGTSTFSNYIVVPEIALAKIREDAPFDKVCYIGCGVTTGVGAVLFTAKVEAGANVVVFGLGGIGLNVIQAARMVGADKIIGVDINPAREAMARKFGMTHFINAKEEKNVVDAIIGLTDGGADYSFECIGNTTTMRQALECCHKGWGQSIVIGVAAAGQEISTRPFQLVTGRVWKGSAFGGARGRTDVPKIVDWYMDGKLNIDDLITHRLPLERINEGFDLMKSGESIRSVVIY
- a CDS encoding uracil-DNA glycosylase; amino-acid sequence: MNGMTRRSIFLDEIGLGPLWLQRESTVEVALDEIGIAPQLVAAEEIASPVIAVSDRQEQIDAAVMQPVAVNVAPVIDTSLPAWNDDDVVVPVVPPPPSMPAQVPAVHSPSVMDWPQLQTAVAGCTACGLCRGRKNTVFGVGNNKAKWLFIGEGPGRNEDIQGEPFVGPAGKLLDNILLAMGLARGENAYIANIVKCRPTDATGRDRPPAADEVAACLPYLQRQIELIQPTVLVALGKTAALSLLGLDPSTPVSKLRGSVHRYAERPLIVTYHPAYLLRQLADKGKVWSDLCLAMSTYAGIAE
- the radA gene encoding DNA repair protein RadA, with the translated sequence MAKAKTNYTCTECGGVANKWTGQCPSCGQWNTLVETIVEAVGNRFSNQHQGLAQAAPVMTLADIDAIDVPRFGTGIEEFDRVLGGGLVAGGVVLIGGDPGIGKSTLLLQALANLSKIKKVLYVSGEESGAQIALRAKRLVVDARDLKFQAEIQLEKIINTLVDHKPDVAVIDSIQTVYSDALSSAPGSVAQVRECAAQLTRIAKQSGITIIMVGHVTKEGALAGPRVLEHIVDTVLYFEGDTHSSFRLVRAIKNRFGAVNELGVFAMTEKGLKGVSNPSALFLSQHDNQVPGSCVMVTQEGTRPLLVEIQALVDASHVPNARRLSVGLEQNRLAMLLAVLHRHAGIAAFDQDVFINAVGGVKITEPAADLAVLLAINSSMRNRPLPRGLVVFGEVGLAGEIRPAPRGQERLREAAKLGFSIAMIPKSNAPKQDIEGLKVISVERIDDALSKIRDAE